One segment of Marvinbryantia formatexigens DSM 14469 DNA contains the following:
- a CDS encoding CRISPR-associated helicase/endonuclease Cas3, translating into MRYLAHINKYGDEQTVKEHLENTAVLCGKFAESFGAYDAGYCCGLLHDIGKYSRKFQQRIRGSEQRVDHATAGAKVCWEKKGMYQFLSYCIAGHHAGLPDTGGSGDISTDGTMTGRMRKKLEDFEAYAEEIKIPMLGNPPFQPVKSENIDFFFSMFIRMLYSCLVDADYLDTESFMNRKEHVREQGETIAVLCDRLEKHISDWLKQEDLSTVNGRRTEILKHCMEMGEADKGLFRLTVPTGGGKTIASLAFALKHAEKHHMERVIYVIPYTSIIEQNAKVFAEILGRENVLENHCNIDYELDEELRPMQLAAENWDKPVIVTTNVQFFESLFSNKSSRCRKLHNMANSVIIFDEAQMLPNDYLKPCIAAMEQLLRYYRSSIVLCTATQPALKNILSEDIDIASIELCPRMEEQFRFFKRVSIHNLERISEDELVHRLETEHQALCILNTRKRAQKIYQQVKGKGVYHLSTTMYPVHRKAILDKIRERLKKQERCIVVSTSLVEAGVDLDFQTVYRQMTGVDSIIQAAGRCNREGKRNADTCFTYIFSLEGREDVPGQRQQTEITESLLYDKRNPDSLDTINRYFKMLYHFKGDNLDKKRIMDKFKKSNFQFATVSKEFTIIEENTKTILITREGEAAEIYEELRQKGFTKGLVRKMGQYCVNLHENDFQKMYAAGMLEEISEDMKQDYFVLRDNEAYTEDMGLTLGVEYGQAVIW; encoded by the coding sequence ATGAGATATCTGGCTCACATTAATAAATATGGCGATGAGCAGACGGTAAAAGAACATCTGGAAAATACGGCAGTCCTTTGCGGGAAATTTGCGGAAAGCTTTGGCGCTTATGACGCCGGATACTGCTGCGGGCTTCTGCATGATATTGGGAAGTATTCGCGGAAGTTTCAGCAAAGAATCCGTGGAAGTGAACAAAGAGTAGACCATGCAACAGCGGGAGCAAAAGTCTGCTGGGAGAAGAAGGGAATGTACCAGTTTTTAAGCTACTGCATAGCCGGACATCATGCCGGTCTGCCGGATACCGGAGGTTCCGGGGATATCAGTACGGACGGGACAATGACAGGCAGAATGAGGAAAAAGCTGGAAGATTTTGAAGCGTATGCAGAAGAAATTAAGATACCAATGCTGGGAAATCCTCCGTTTCAGCCGGTTAAATCAGAGAATATAGATTTTTTCTTCAGTATGTTTATCCGGATGCTGTATTCGTGTCTTGTCGATGCAGATTATCTTGATACCGAATCCTTTATGAATCGTAAAGAGCATGTCAGAGAGCAGGGAGAGACGATTGCAGTATTGTGTGACAGGCTTGAGAAGCATATTTCAGACTGGCTTAAACAGGAAGATTTAAGCACTGTCAATGGAAGAAGAACAGAAATTCTGAAGCATTGTATGGAAATGGGGGAAGCAGATAAGGGGCTTTTCAGATTAACGGTTCCTACCGGGGGAGGAAAAACGATTGCGTCACTTGCATTTGCTCTGAAGCACGCAGAAAAACATCATATGGAACGGGTCATTTATGTGATTCCATATACAAGTATTATCGAGCAGAATGCAAAGGTATTTGCTGAAATCCTGGGAAGGGAAAATGTACTGGAAAATCATTGCAATATAGATTATGAATTGGATGAAGAATTAAGACCTATGCAGCTTGCGGCTGAGAATTGGGATAAACCGGTTATTGTTACAACCAATGTGCAGTTTTTTGAATCACTCTTTTCAAATAAGTCATCCAGATGCAGAAAGCTGCATAATATGGCGAACAGTGTGATTATTTTTGATGAGGCACAAATGCTTCCGAACGATTATCTGAAACCCTGTATAGCGGCGATGGAGCAATTACTGCGTTATTATCGCAGCAGTATTGTGTTGTGTACGGCAACGCAGCCGGCACTGAAAAATATATTATCAGAGGATATCGATATCGCATCGATAGAATTATGCCCGCGGATGGAAGAACAGTTCCGTTTTTTCAAACGCGTATCCATCCATAATCTGGAGCGGATTTCGGAAGATGAGCTGGTGCATAGGCTTGAGACGGAGCACCAGGCACTGTGTATTTTAAATACCAGAAAGCGTGCGCAGAAGATTTACCAGCAGGTAAAAGGGAAAGGCGTGTATCACCTTTCCACAACGATGTATCCTGTCCACAGAAAAGCTATACTTGATAAAATAAGGGAGCGTTTAAAGAAACAGGAAAGATGCATTGTGGTATCTACTAGTCTTGTTGAAGCCGGAGTGGACCTGGATTTTCAGACTGTTTACCGGCAGATGACGGGAGTGGATTCCATTATCCAGGCAGCAGGAAGATGCAACCGGGAAGGAAAACGGAATGCGGATACATGCTTCACATATATTTTCAGTCTGGAAGGGCGTGAGGATGTACCGGGACAGAGACAGCAGACGGAAATAACAGAAAGTCTTCTTTATGATAAAAGGAATCCGGACAGTCTGGATACAATTAACCGATACTTTAAAATGCTGTATCATTTTAAAGGAGACAATCTCGACAAAAAGAGAATTATGGATAAATTCAAAAAGAGTAATTTTCAATTTGCTACAGTGAGTAAAGAATTTACCATTATTGAAGAAAATACAAAAACGATTCTGATAACCAGAGAAGGAGAAGCTGCGGAGATTTACGAAGAATTAAGACAGAAAGGGTTTACGAAAGGCTTGGTGAGAAAGATGGGGCAATATTGCGTGAACCTGCATGAAAATGATTTTCAGAAAATGTATGCGGCAGGGATGCTGGAAGAAATATCAGAAGATATGAAGCAGGACTATTTTGTACTGAGAGATAATGAAGCCTATACGGAGGATATGGGGCTGACTCTGGGTGTGGAATATGGACAGGCTGTAATATGGTAA
- the cas8c gene encoding type I-C CRISPR-associated protein Cas8c/Csd1, giving the protein MILQALVNYYETLQSAGKIAQQGWCQAKVSFALNLDEGGRLKGIISLKTENTVGKKKVVLPAVKMVPEMVTRSSGISANFLCDNSKYLLGIDAQGTGKRVLECFEAAKNRHLEILKSAEGKFASAVKAFFSTWEPQRAKEYPALQEMWEEITGGGNLIFVMDDEDAQDDEEIRRAWKEFLDGESSGREGICMVTGKKTEIARIHSTIKGVQGAQSSGAALVSFNGLAFESYGKEQSYNAPVGKYAAFAYTTALNYLLAQRDYVFRFGDTTVVFWAEDGEEAYQEVFGWSLEPPKDNQEEIKNIFKNLRLQKAINIEGIELNKNQRFYILGLAPNAARLSVRFYYEDSFGNLLENMQKHYQRMELVKPSWEEREYLGTGAMLYETVNQKSKDKKPVPNLPGALLRAILSDSRYPENLYSSTLIRIRAEQGKVTWGRAAIIKAYLIKNHQLEKEENFVGLNEETNDTAYVLGRLFAVLEAVQEEANPGVNATIRDRYFNAACATPGAVFPILMKLKNSHIRKIERQKIGKKVYLENLLTQLMGKIEDFPKRLTLEEQGHFILGYYHQVQKRYEKREEA; this is encoded by the coding sequence ATGATTTTACAGGCTTTGGTAAATTATTATGAGACATTGCAAAGCGCGGGAAAAATAGCGCAGCAGGGCTGGTGTCAGGCTAAGGTTTCCTTTGCACTGAATCTGGATGAAGGAGGCAGACTGAAGGGAATTATCTCTCTGAAAACAGAAAATACTGTGGGAAAGAAAAAAGTAGTGCTTCCAGCGGTTAAGATGGTACCCGAAATGGTAACGAGGTCCTCAGGTATATCGGCTAATTTTTTATGTGATAATTCGAAATATCTGCTTGGAATAGATGCGCAGGGAACTGGAAAAAGAGTCCTGGAATGTTTTGAGGCAGCGAAAAACAGGCACCTGGAAATTTTAAAGTCGGCGGAGGGGAAATTTGCGTCGGCTGTAAAAGCCTTCTTTTCGACGTGGGAGCCGCAGCGTGCAAAGGAGTATCCTGCCTTGCAGGAAATGTGGGAAGAGATTACCGGAGGAGGCAATCTTATTTTTGTGATGGACGACGAAGATGCGCAGGATGATGAAGAAATACGCCGGGCGTGGAAGGAATTTCTTGACGGTGAAAGCAGTGGGCGGGAAGGAATCTGTATGGTAACCGGAAAAAAGACAGAGATTGCCCGGATTCATTCTACGATTAAAGGCGTGCAGGGAGCGCAGTCAAGCGGTGCGGCGCTGGTATCTTTTAACGGTCTGGCGTTTGAATCCTACGGAAAGGAGCAGAGCTACAACGCGCCGGTGGGGAAGTATGCAGCTTTTGCTTATACGACAGCTTTGAATTATCTGCTGGCACAGAGAGATTACGTGTTCCGTTTTGGAGATACGACCGTTGTATTCTGGGCGGAGGACGGAGAGGAGGCTTACCAGGAGGTTTTCGGGTGGTCGCTGGAACCGCCGAAGGATAATCAGGAAGAAATAAAGAATATTTTTAAAAACCTCAGATTGCAGAAAGCGATTAATATTGAAGGAATAGAGCTGAATAAAAATCAGAGGTTTTATATACTGGGGCTGGCGCCGAATGCTGCGAGACTGTCTGTCCGATTCTATTACGAAGACAGTTTTGGAAATCTTCTGGAAAATATGCAGAAACATTATCAGAGAATGGAGCTGGTGAAGCCCTCCTGGGAAGAACGGGAGTATCTGGGAACCGGGGCAATGCTTTATGAGACTGTTAATCAGAAATCGAAGGACAAAAAACCGGTTCCGAATCTGCCGGGAGCGCTGCTAAGAGCGATTTTATCTGACAGCAGGTATCCGGAAAATCTGTACAGCAGCACTTTGATACGGATTCGTGCGGAGCAGGGAAAGGTTACATGGGGAAGAGCAGCTATCATTAAGGCATATCTGATAAAAAATCATCAACTGGAGAAGGAGGAGAATTTTGTGGGATTAAATGAGGAAACAAACGACACGGCGTATGTGCTGGGAAGGCTGTTTGCGGTGCTTGAAGCGGTGCAGGAGGAGGCAAATCCGGGAGTTAATGCAACAATAAGAGACCGGTACTTTAATGCTGCCTGCGCAACTCCGGGGGCGGTATTTCCAATTCTGATGAAGCTGAAAAACAGTCATATCCGGAAAATTGAAAGACAGAAAATTGGAAAAAAAGTGTACCTGGAAAACCTGTTGACACAGTTGATGGGGAAAATAGAAGATTTTCCCAAGAGGCTTACGCTGGAGGAGCAGGGACATTTTATCCTTGGATATTATCATCAGGTTCAGAAAAGGTATGAAAAAAGGGAGGAAGCATAA
- a CDS encoding RNA-binding domain-containing protein produces MTSNEILDLLKYGERLTLECKKAEGGIPNAIWETYSSFANSSGGVILLGIEEHLKETELEKRFTFCNLRNPGKMIKSFWDTINSKKVSTNLLLDDNVGICQINGCNIIWIDVPQADYRYRPVYINENPLKGSYKRNHEGDYHCTEEEVKAMLRDASDFGIDGSLLEGFTMDDIDPNTLKAYRIEYELHNPEHVWNGIDDKEFLRNLGGYAVNRITKQEGLTVAGLLMFGKGLSVRERFDNIRMDYIDQTNLIGESRWSDRLTYDGSWENNLYNFVKRVLPKLVSDVKRPFRLEGMVRQDDTAIHKAIREAMINMVIHSDYFSTGILKVVKQENGFFFSNPGNLKLPVQAIYEGGHSVARNPKIQNMFRMIGLGDNIGSGFPAILKAWGEEKWRQPDLYDDQELHCVELKLWTVSLMPKECTEYLVEKFGINYQHLISKEQIILATAYLEGKVSNSRLQTVLGEHSTEVGKHLYHLVEYGMLIPERKGRWTTYRINNEYVIQPEQMTIRDMTVPEMILNETDQKIYNYVKANGMITSQQVVDITAISSLQGASVALNRMIKRGLLTKQRKGRHIYYILTA; encoded by the coding sequence ATGACGAGCAACGAAATATTAGATTTATTAAAATATGGGGAGCGGCTTACTCTTGAGTGTAAAAAAGCAGAAGGTGGTATTCCAAACGCAATTTGGGAAACGTATTCGTCATTTGCAAATTCCAGTGGCGGGGTGATTTTGCTTGGGATAGAAGAACATTTAAAAGAAACAGAATTAGAAAAAAGATTTACTTTTTGTAATTTGCGTAATCCGGGAAAGATGATAAAGAGTTTTTGGGATACAATAAACAGTAAAAAGGTTAGTACAAATCTTTTATTAGACGATAATGTTGGAATCTGCCAAATAAATGGATGTAATATTATATGGATAGATGTTCCGCAAGCAGATTATCGATATCGTCCTGTATATATAAATGAAAATCCTCTGAAAGGAAGCTATAAGAGAAATCATGAAGGAGATTATCACTGTACGGAAGAAGAAGTAAAAGCAATGCTTAGGGATGCTTCTGATTTTGGAATTGATGGTTCTCTTTTGGAAGGCTTTACAATGGACGATATTGATCCAAATACTCTTAAAGCATACAGAATCGAGTACGAATTGCATAATCCAGAACATGTATGGAATGGAATAGATGATAAAGAATTTTTGAGAAATTTAGGTGGGTATGCGGTTAATCGGATAACAAAACAGGAAGGACTTACAGTAGCCGGTTTATTAATGTTTGGAAAAGGGTTGTCTGTCAGAGAGCGTTTCGATAATATTCGTATGGATTATATTGACCAGACAAATTTGATAGGAGAAAGCCGTTGGAGTGATCGTTTGACTTATGATGGAAGCTGGGAAAATAATCTTTATAATTTTGTGAAAAGAGTATTGCCAAAACTTGTCAGTGATGTGAAAAGACCTTTTCGTCTGGAAGGGATGGTACGTCAGGATGATACGGCAATCCATAAAGCGATACGGGAAGCTATGATTAATATGGTTATTCATTCGGACTATTTTAGTACCGGAATTTTAAAGGTAGTAAAGCAGGAAAATGGATTTTTCTTTTCAAATCCTGGAAATCTGAAATTACCGGTGCAGGCAATATATGAGGGAGGACATTCTGTTGCAAGAAATCCTAAAATTCAAAATATGTTTCGGATGATCGGATTGGGTGATAATATTGGTTCAGGTTTTCCAGCAATTCTGAAAGCATGGGGTGAAGAGAAATGGAGACAGCCAGACCTATACGATGATCAGGAATTGCATTGTGTGGAATTAAAACTGTGGACGGTATCGTTAATGCCGAAAGAATGTACAGAATATTTAGTTGAAAAATTTGGGATTAATTATCAGCATTTGATATCAAAGGAACAAATTATTCTGGCAACGGCATATCTTGAGGGAAAAGTATCAAATAGCCGTTTGCAGACAGTGCTTGGAGAACATTCGACTGAAGTAGGAAAACACTTATATCATTTAGTTGAGTATGGAATGTTGATTCCAGAGAGGAAGGGGCGGTGGACAACCTATCGTATTAACAATGAATATGTAATACAGCCGGAGCAAATGACAATACGAGATATGACTGTACCAGAGATGATTTTGAATGAAACAGATCAGAAAATTTATAATTATGTTAAAGCAAATGGTATGATTACTTCACAACAGGTGGTTGATATAACTGCAATTTCGTCATTACAGGGGGCATCTGTTGCATTAAACAGAATGATAAAAAGAGGCTTGCTTACAAAGCAAAGAAAAGGACGGCATATTTATTATATACTGACAGCATGA
- a CDS encoding SbcC/MukB-like Walker B domain-containing protein has translation MILLKKVRLINWYAFSNVTAPVGIFTLIAGKNGNGKSVMLDAIKYAAYGDTVFNKSSENRGSRTLSSYTRGLLDATAKTYMRPADKVPNVYSHIVLEYYDDVLEKSFLLGTILETGVSNNIQSYRYVMDRCTLEETEHLYEENKKKKPYDARRFQKKYGVTLLNKEAGIGKFTQMTGLKLTGSQTATYLRKLRGIMSYDPDAKIDQFIRESVLENRPVDFTKLIEAKENIERLNGTFTAIQMEIAELEEILKLLDGYDAQKNLLLIDDIKIVYKSIRELREEMERLRQDVRLSQSRKEEAEKLLETLSGREEEQQKRLREVESSLDQLDCMKLIRQEEEVFRALEKEKKLLMAEKKRLDSFQTQVNGMMHILMEKRTEVKKKHILASLTSGEYTAAEKEEAVLRLKEQITEAYEQAVGELSGLGVLKAEIEKKIQVQIEILEACRKNRNAYSQIPDYVKLKEEINKEFASRKIASEAKFACEYVIGLTDERWRNAVEAFLGRRRYTILVEPEYYDIADEVLNRSKNRYAHLFNTKLLMKKQVTPLDNSAARFLTIKNPVARKYFDYQLGHMRAVAIDEVKNYENAISAEGRVAVAMDGYFLRFDRIQYYYLGQETFKLNQQRAEKETEQLKAQKKELLERQEAQRAVKERLKMNLELFSGYQYDAYQAYQTAADKARGSEENLKKLKDAQKNNREFVEMNQLRGKLQDELGAIRRERTRQLDIKSQMTSQLQILESSLGSREEKLAEDEKQFEEYQITQYSAVQKATQAYDRYLANGEKGAGGLSAPLTRRRVREKIAEYEKDIAVQQGLYNGKRTEESWLPMGLEYRSVYEARKAKIWMDDLQEIRQKLEEQTRRYESIFKNEFVLTILRSCNKAMEDLKAINQELARLQFSAKYQFDVHFVKDMSDYARIIEYAKYLNEREQFGGDGGQMVLGMFSSYSSEEEQELENDMKNIINRIIAKNNVEAIERFADYRNYMTYEILITNQILNHAKLSRQTGYNSGAEVQIPYLLILLSALLMIYNEKVNSTRLIFIDEPFAKMDPGNVKVMLEFMRSQNLQVIFCAPDKTETIGNESEVILPVLRVSADNMQLGIIQFHDDKKYAGLKRHGSGGESI, from the coding sequence ATGATACTTTTAAAAAAGGTACGGCTGATTAACTGGTATGCATTTTCAAATGTGACAGCGCCGGTTGGCATTTTTACGCTGATTGCCGGAAAGAACGGGAACGGCAAATCGGTTATGCTGGATGCAATAAAGTATGCGGCGTATGGGGACACTGTTTTTAATAAATCATCGGAAAACCGGGGCAGCAGAACATTGTCATCCTATACGCGCGGGCTTCTGGACGCGACGGCAAAGACCTATATGCGCCCGGCGGATAAAGTGCCGAATGTATACAGTCATATTGTACTGGAATATTACGATGATGTATTGGAGAAAAGTTTTCTGCTCGGAACGATTCTGGAGACGGGCGTGTCCAATAATATCCAGTCCTACCGTTATGTGATGGACCGGTGCACACTGGAGGAAACAGAGCATCTGTATGAGGAGAACAAGAAAAAGAAACCGTACGATGCCAGGCGGTTCCAGAAGAAATATGGGGTTACATTGCTGAATAAGGAAGCCGGTATCGGAAAATTTACACAGATGACCGGTCTGAAGCTGACCGGCTCACAGACAGCGACATATCTGCGCAAGCTGCGGGGAATTATGTCTTACGACCCGGACGCAAAAATTGACCAGTTTATACGTGAAAGCGTTCTGGAAAACAGACCGGTGGATTTTACGAAGTTAATTGAAGCGAAGGAAAATATCGAGCGGCTGAATGGCACATTTACGGCTATCCAGATGGAAATTGCGGAGCTGGAGGAGATACTGAAGCTGCTTGACGGTTATGATGCGCAGAAGAATCTGCTGCTGATAGATGACATAAAAATTGTATACAAGAGTATCAGAGAGCTGCGGGAGGAGATGGAACGTCTGCGGCAGGATGTACGTCTTTCCCAGAGCCGTAAGGAGGAAGCGGAAAAGCTTCTGGAGACGCTTTCCGGGCGGGAAGAAGAGCAGCAAAAGAGACTCCGTGAAGTGGAGAGCAGTCTTGACCAGCTTGACTGTATGAAACTGATACGGCAGGAGGAAGAGGTTTTTCGTGCACTGGAAAAAGAGAAGAAGCTGCTGATGGCGGAGAAAAAACGGTTGGACAGCTTTCAGACGCAGGTGAACGGGATGATGCACATTCTGATGGAGAAACGTACGGAGGTGAAGAAAAAGCACATTCTGGCTTCTCTTACGTCGGGAGAGTATACTGCGGCGGAAAAAGAAGAGGCGGTCCTGCGGCTGAAGGAGCAGATTACGGAGGCATATGAGCAGGCGGTCGGAGAATTATCCGGGCTTGGAGTTCTGAAGGCGGAAATTGAGAAAAAGATTCAAGTGCAGATAGAGATTCTGGAAGCCTGCCGGAAAAACAGAAATGCCTACAGTCAGATTCCGGATTATGTAAAGCTGAAAGAAGAAATTAACAAAGAGTTTGCGAGCCGGAAAATAGCTTCGGAGGCGAAGTTTGCCTGTGAGTACGTAATCGGTCTGACGGATGAGCGCTGGCGTAACGCGGTGGAAGCGTTTCTTGGCAGACGCCGTTATACCATACTGGTGGAACCGGAGTATTATGATATTGCCGATGAGGTGCTGAACCGTTCGAAGAACAGATACGCGCACTTGTTTAACACAAAGCTTTTAATGAAAAAACAGGTAACGCCGCTGGATAATTCTGCTGCGCGGTTTTTGACGATAAAGAATCCGGTAGCGCGTAAGTATTTTGACTATCAGCTTGGGCATATGCGGGCAGTCGCGATAGATGAAGTAAAAAATTATGAAAACGCCATTTCCGCGGAAGGACGTGTGGCGGTTGCTATGGATGGTTATTTTCTGCGTTTCGACCGTATACAGTATTATTATCTCGGACAGGAAACGTTTAAGCTGAATCAGCAGCGGGCAGAAAAAGAAACAGAGCAGCTAAAGGCTCAGAAAAAGGAATTGCTTGAGAGGCAGGAAGCGCAGCGGGCTGTGAAGGAGCGCCTGAAAATGAATCTGGAGCTTTTTTCGGGGTATCAGTACGATGCTTACCAGGCGTATCAGACGGCGGCGGATAAGGCGCGAGGGTCTGAGGAGAATCTGAAGAAGCTGAAAGACGCCCAGAAAAACAACCGGGAATTTGTAGAAATGAACCAGCTGCGGGGAAAGCTGCAGGATGAGCTGGGGGCAATCCGGCGTGAAAGAACCAGGCAGCTTGATATAAAAAGTCAGATGACATCGCAGCTTCAGATTCTGGAGAGCAGCCTGGGAAGCAGGGAAGAAAAGCTTGCCGAGGATGAGAAACAGTTTGAAGAATACCAGATTACGCAGTACAGCGCGGTGCAGAAGGCGACGCAGGCGTATGACCGGTACCTGGCAAACGGGGAAAAGGGAGCGGGCGGTCTGAGCGCGCCGCTTACCAGGAGACGTGTCCGGGAAAAAATTGCGGAATACGAGAAGGATATTGCGGTGCAGCAGGGACTGTACAATGGAAAAAGAACGGAGGAGAGCTGGTTGCCGATGGGGCTGGAATACCGCAGTGTTTATGAAGCGCGCAAAGCGAAAATCTGGATGGATGACCTGCAGGAAATCCGACAGAAGCTGGAAGAACAGACAAGGCGGTACGAGAGTATCTTTAAAAACGAGTTTGTTTTAACGATTCTGCGTTCCTGTAACAAGGCAATGGAGGACTTGAAAGCGATTAACCAGGAGCTTGCACGTCTGCAGTTTTCTGCAAAATATCAGTTTGATGTGCATTTTGTAAAGGACATGTCGGATTACGCCAGAATTATTGAATATGCCAAGTATCTAAACGAGAGAGAGCAGTTCGGCGGGGACGGCGGGCAGATGGTTCTGGGCATGTTCAGCTCGTATTCCAGTGAGGAGGAGCAGGAGCTGGAGAACGACATGAAAAATATCATTAACCGCATTATCGCAAAAAATAATGTGGAAGCAATCGAACGGTTTGCTGATTACCGGAACTATATGACGTATGAGATACTGATTACCAATCAGATTCTTAATCATGCGAAATTGTCCAGGCAGACCGGGTATAATTCGGGAGCGGAGGTGCAGATACCGTATCTGCTGATTCTGCTTTCCGCACTGCTTATGATATATAATGAAAAAGTGAATTCGACACGGTTGATTTTTATTGACGAGCCATTTGCCAAGATGGATCCGGGAAATGTAAAAGTGATGCTGGAATTTATGAGAAGCCAGAATCTGCAGGTGATTTTCTGTGCGCCGGATAAGACCGAGACGATTGGAAACGAATCGGAGGTAATATTGCCGGTGCTTCGTGTCAGCGCGGACAATATGCAGCTTGGAATCATACAGTTTCACGATGATAAGAAGTATGCTGGTCTGAAGCGGCATGGCAGCGGCGGAGAAAGCATTTGA
- a CDS encoding Wadjet anti-phage system protein JetD domain-containing protein yields the protein MAAAEKAFEDRCGEMMDYEGQLLKLLTEKYRKSKKDAGTNRIKRRTQIKPSQLYTKYCDNDGDFAIIEAIGEAVRACERRGFVTYEMKGFGYEIAAVYLNDDRITEVEQYLNDTCGYETKEAKLAYVRNLIEKYGQCSPAAAMECARMQEDLKQRRLPKNYAQKEDVLKALIFVENNKQELYVREASMLIYGSSKYFEENTMDTVCRLLRNYLKKPCGEGELPDEILEQYHIRKEAQRLCMKGNCTIYRKGQVLEVGALENGIEFAADEVPEIERVETGAQEFLTVENKTSYLRCPAGNMVVFYLGGYATRYQRDFIKKVWRDNPGLSWSHFGDIDAGGFFIHEHLCRITEIPFKMKYMSVGQLQDERFAACLQKLKPSDRRRLKTLQEKEAYKDTVEYMLKENVKLEQEIVSYYLEREN from the coding sequence ATGGCAGCGGCGGAGAAAGCATTTGAGGACAGGTGCGGGGAAATGATGGATTATGAGGGGCAGCTTCTGAAGCTGCTGACGGAGAAATATCGAAAGAGTAAAAAGGATGCCGGGACAAACCGGATAAAGCGACGCACACAGATAAAACCGTCACAGTTGTATACAAAATACTGTGATAATGATGGTGACTTTGCGATAATAGAAGCGATTGGCGAGGCGGTCCGGGCGTGTGAGCGCCGTGGCTTTGTCACGTATGAGATGAAGGGGTTTGGGTATGAGATAGCGGCGGTTTATTTAAACGATGACCGTATAACAGAGGTTGAACAGTACCTGAATGATACTTGCGGATATGAGACAAAGGAAGCAAAGCTAGCATATGTAAGGAACCTTATTGAGAAATATGGGCAATGCTCCCCGGCAGCGGCAATGGAATGTGCGAGGATGCAGGAGGACCTGAAGCAGCGGCGCCTGCCGAAAAATTATGCGCAGAAGGAAGACGTTCTGAAGGCACTGATATTTGTAGAAAACAATAAGCAGGAGCTATATGTCCGGGAAGCTTCCATGCTGATTTATGGTTCTTCGAAATATTTTGAAGAAAATACGATGGATACAGTATGCCGTCTGCTGCGCAATTATCTGAAAAAGCCGTGCGGCGAAGGAGAACTGCCGGATGAAATTCTGGAGCAGTATCATATCCGGAAGGAGGCGCAGCGCCTGTGCATGAAAGGAAACTGTACCATTTACCGGAAGGGGCAGGTGCTGGAGGTTGGCGCGCTGGAGAATGGAATTGAATTTGCTGCAGATGAGGTGCCGGAAATAGAGCGGGTGGAAACCGGGGCGCAGGAATTTTTGACGGTGGAAAATAAGACGTCTTATCTGCGCTGTCCGGCAGGAAATATGGTGGTGTTTTATCTCGGCGGCTATGCCACACGCTATCAGAGGGACTTTATCAAAAAGGTCTGGCGGGATAATCCGGGGCTTTCCTGGAGTCACTTTGGGGATATCGATGCGGGAGGCTTCTTTATTCACGAACATCTCTGCCGCATAACAGAAATACCGTTTAAAATGAAATATATGTCTGTCGGACAACTTCAGGACGAACGGTTTGCCGCCTGCCTGCAGAAGCTGAAGCCGTCCGACAGGAGGCGGCTGAAAACATTGCAGGAAAAAGAGGCTTATAAAGATACTGTGGAGTATATGCTTAAGGAAAATGTAAAGCTGGAACAGGAAATTGTGAGTTATTATCTGGAGAGGGAAAACTGA
- the cas5c gene encoding type I-C CRISPR-associated protein Cas5c, with amino-acid sequence MAKGVKVRVWGDYALFTRPEMKVERCSYDVITPSAARGILEAIYWHPGMRWVIDRIYVKKPIQFTSVRRNEVKSKILASNVLPVYNGKPEQLCISSKAEIVQRASLLLRNVEYVIEAHFEMTEKANESDNPGKFKDIIMRRLRKGECFHTPYFGCREFPVKFCLCEEEEVLTAYENEDERDLGFMLYDMDYSDRNNIQPMFFRAIMKKGIIDVQNCEVVR; translated from the coding sequence ATGGCAAAGGGAGTTAAGGTTAGGGTCTGGGGAGATTACGCACTGTTTACCAGACCGGAGATGAAGGTGGAGAGGTGTTCCTACGATGTTATCACGCCGTCTGCGGCGCGGGGGATTCTGGAAGCAATCTACTGGCATCCGGGGATGCGGTGGGTCATAGACCGGATTTATGTAAAAAAGCCGATCCAGTTTACCAGTGTGCGCAGAAATGAAGTAAAGAGTAAAATTCTGGCAAGTAATGTACTTCCAGTGTACAATGGCAAGCCAGAGCAGCTCTGCATCAGCAGTAAAGCAGAAATTGTACAGAGAGCTTCCCTGCTGCTCAGAAATGTGGAATATGTCATAGAAGCGCATTTTGAAATGACAGAAAAGGCCAATGAAAGCGATAATCCGGGGAAATTTAAGGACATCATTATGCGAAGGCTCAGAAAAGGGGAATGTTTTCATACACCGTATTTTGGGTGTCGGGAATTTCCGGTAAAGTTCTGCCTGTGCGAAGAAGAAGAGGTTTTGACCGCCTATGAGAATGAAGATGAGCGGGACCTGGGTTTTATGTTATATGATATGGATTATTCTGACAGGAACAATATTCAGCCGATGTTTTTCCGGGCAATTATGAAAAAGGGAATCATTGATGTACAAAATTGCGAGGTGGTCCGATGA